The following coding sequences are from one Dermacentor silvarum isolate Dsil-2018 chromosome 4, BIME_Dsil_1.4, whole genome shotgun sequence window:
- the LOC119450121 gene encoding uncharacterized protein LOC119450121, with translation MGSAKLTTMAFLVCATLTWSLSHAAPVMTLVGSSTQVSIHAVTDPSPTAAPSESSSAVFKAEVQSGTEAAASTVGAASPSVTTAATSAESTVAVSSSTESPSSSSESASTAGTVTMAAMEADHEDKSVRVTATSGPETSPVVSAASEERSDESKSTTATAEQPSKSEATTATDGPASVTTAARQEEAEGRSGDQSTNSSPVTTPAVVAEAMEKASETSPVPVAEFREDAPTMEAQSKDTSASAPAESTTTSASNPQEATASPSSQASTEASSVSTEAAAAAVTAHAAVEAHSETPVAVTATTENAPPSSPASTTGSPASAEVKAEPSEPVQAASTVNETKVEAPKAVVDAAAPAVEKAADTEGRSETGVPVTTQVPETKKENTEEKASVTTTVASTAAPASTDSSTVAATEVAARAAAQEEETKSSTQVAPQSESSTEAQKTSDAAPSTVTPAVSDAQPTTAAAVAEAMESADKASVEVSMPTEMASSQTAETMATTMAGAPAAAAMSDVAMPSSTNGSTESSSAPAATTAAAANEESSTASKVETTPAATTTAASSTTTA, from the exons GGGTCGGCCAAGCTAACGACAATGGCGTTCCTGGTGTGCGCCACCTTGACCTGGTCGCTCTCCCACGCGGCGCCGGTTATGACACTGGTCGGCTCCTCGACTCAAGTCAGTATCCACGCCGTCACCGATCCTAGCCCCACGGCCGCCCCGTCCGAAAGCAGCAGCGCCGTCTTCAAGGCGGAGGTCCAGAGCGGTACCGAGGCAGCAGCATCCACTGTCGGAGCCGCCTCGCCATCCGTCACCACAGCTGCCACTTCCGCCGAGTCCACGGTGGCGGTGTCCTCCTCAACCGAGAGCCCTTCTTCTTCCTCGGAGTCTGCGTCGACAGCTGGGACGGTAACCATGGCAGCAATGGAAGCCGACCACGAagacaagtccgtgagagtgacCGCCACTTCTGGTCCTGAGACTTCACCGGTGGTGTCGGCGGCGAGTGAAG AGCGGTCTGACGAGTCCAAGTCCACGACGGCAACGGCGGAACAGCCAAGCAAGAGCGAAGCGACAACCGCCACCGACGGGCCGGCTTCAGTCACAACGGCCGCTCGCCAGGAGGAAGCGGAAGGCCGATCGGGCGATCAG AGCACAAACTCATCGCCAGTGACGACCCCCGCGGTCGTTGCCGAGGCAATGGAGAAGGCATCGGAGACGTCACCAGTTCCGGTCGCGGAATTCAGGGAAGACGCTCCGACCATGGAAGCTCAGAGCAAGGATACGTCGGCATCGGCACCCGCTGAGTCAACCACCACCAGCGCAAGCAACCCTCAGGAGGCCACGGCAAGTCCGAGCTCGCAGGCTTCGACCGAGGCATCATCCGTAAGCACCGAAGCGGCGGCCGCCGCCGTCACTGCTCACGCTGCCGTCGAAGCCCACAGCGAGACACCAGTCGCCGTCACAGCAACAACAGAAAACGCCCCGCCATCGAGTCCTGCCAGCACCACGGGATCACCTGCGAGTGCTGAAGTCAAGGCCGAGCCCTCAGAACCCGTTCAGGCCGCGTCAACCGTGAACGAAACCAAAGTGGAAGCACCCAAAGCTGTCGTCGATGCGGCGGCACCAGCTGTCGAGAAGGCAGCCGACACCGAAGGCCGCTCTGAAACCGGAGTGCCGGTGACCACCCAGGTCCCGGAGACCAAGAAGGAGAACACCGAAGAAAAAGCGTCGGTGACGACAACCGTCGCTAGCACCGCAGCCCCGGCTTCGACCGATAGTTCCACCGTTGCAGCGACGGAAGTGGCCGCGCGAGCAGCCGCACAAGAAGAGGAGACAAAGAGCAGCACGCAGGTGGCTCCTCAGAGCGAAAGCAGCACGGAAGCTCAAAAGACGAGTGACGCCGCTCCTTCCACTGTAACACCAGCCGTCTCGGACGCTCAGCCGACGACTGCGGCCGCGGTCGCCGAGGCGATGGAGTCCGCGGACAAGGCTAGCGTCGAAGTTTCCATGCCGACAGAGATGGCTTCATCCCAAACCGCTGAAACTATGGCAACGACCATGGCAGGGGCTCCGGCAGCAGCAGCTATGAGCGACGTGGCAATGCCGTCTTCGACGAATGGATCGACAGAGTCCAGCTCAGCCCCGGCAGCTACTACCGCAGCTGCTGCGAATGAAGAGTCCTCCACCGCTTCAAAGGTAGAGACGACGCCAGCAGCGACGACTACCGCTGCGTCATCGACCACGACTGCGTGA